A genomic window from Flavobacterium azooxidireducens includes:
- a CDS encoding 1-acyl-sn-glycerol-3-phosphate acyltransferase, whose product MKKWLYKLVFFKFMGWKISGTIDPAIKKCVMIVVPHTSWHDFYLGLFTRGIVGLEMNFVGKKELFRFPFGYYFKWMGGEPLDRSGGLNKVEAIAEVFKKREIFRLAIAPEGTRKKVTEWRTGFYYISLQANVPIIPVAFDYSKKEVKLGSPFYPTGKIKEDVHYLQQFYLGATGRVPENGFKVNG is encoded by the coding sequence ATGAAGAAATGGCTTTACAAGTTGGTTTTTTTTAAATTCATGGGATGGAAAATTTCGGGCACCATTGACCCAGCTATTAAAAAATGTGTCATGATTGTGGTTCCGCATACGAGCTGGCATGATTTCTATCTTGGTCTTTTTACAAGAGGAATTGTAGGTCTTGAAATGAATTTTGTAGGGAAGAAAGAATTATTCCGATTTCCTTTTGGCTATTATTTCAAATGGATGGGAGGAGAGCCATTAGACAGATCAGGTGGTTTAAATAAAGTAGAAGCCATTGCAGAAGTTTTTAAAAAAAGAGAAATTTTCAGATTAGCCATCGCACCAGAAGGAACCAGAAAAAAAGTAACGGAATGGAGAACGGGATTTTATTACATTTCACTTCAAGCAAATGTTCCTATAATTCCGGTTGCTTTTGATTATTCAAAAAAAGAAGTTAAACTAGGAAGTCCATTTTATCCAACTGGTAAAATTAAAGAGGATGTTCACTATTTGCAACAGTTTTATTTAGGAGCAACAGGAAGGGTGCCGGAAAATGGGTTTAAGGTTAACGGATGA
- a CDS encoding spermidine synthase, producing the protein MFKKIISYLYPINLHKTTSEISKSLEVTLVNGQVVLDSLNTNYSYGSLQRVLRKGLLSIGFENIKPMNHVLVLGVAGGSVIKTLVDEVGYSGKITGIELDEKVIDLANEHFGLDKIKNLNIIHHEAFEFVLKTKLKYDLIIVDIFQDTTMPGFLFENFFQNRLTEILNANSYILFNTMILKEHDNARNKSYISFFDTEKYMVWTLPRIEEHNELILVKKEK; encoded by the coding sequence ATGTTCAAAAAAATAATCAGCTACCTCTATCCTATCAATTTACACAAAACGACTTCTGAGATTAGCAAGTCGTTGGAAGTTACTTTGGTAAACGGACAAGTGGTTTTGGATAGTTTGAACACCAATTATTCCTATGGGAGTTTGCAACGTGTGCTTAGAAAAGGACTTTTAAGCATTGGTTTTGAAAATATCAAACCAATGAATCATGTTTTGGTTTTGGGTGTTGCCGGCGGAAGTGTCATCAAAACGTTGGTGGATGAAGTTGGTTATTCCGGAAAAATTACCGGCATTGAATTGGATGAAAAAGTAATCGATTTGGCCAACGAACATTTTGGTTTGGATAAAATAAAAAACCTCAACATTATTCATCATGAAGCCTTTGAATTTGTGTTAAAAACCAAATTGAAATATGATTTAATTATTGTTGATATCTTTCAAGACACGACTATGCCCGGCTTTTTATTTGAAAATTTCTTTCAGAATCGGTTAACCGAAATTTTAAATGCAAATAGTTATATTCTTTTTAATACGATGATTTTGAAAGAACATGACAATGCACGAAATAAATCGTATATTTCTTTTTTTGATACAGAAAAATATATGGTTTGGACGCTTCCACGGATTGAAGAGCACAACGAATTAATTTTAGTTAAAAAAGAAAAATAA
- a CDS encoding endo alpha-1,4 polygalactosaminidase, with amino-acid sequence MKKIYFILPISLALLLLFGFEMDDKDKNTQKAGKKMQEMVVGISKYARKFNPDFIVIPQNGSELAFQNVDPDKPLCNEYMNAIDGIAIEELFLDEKGKADKYRINNLKKLPKDKKVIVSEFVKDKNEEENIIKLNQEAGFVPFIRTADNYHYHTIPEKILNENSNDVNKLKDVQNFLYLINADDFDTKKELIDKVADTNFDLILIDLYYLSFPYTKADLEKLKVKKNGGKRLVICYLNVGAAENWRSYWQPNWKKGNPKWLKKNYKGYDNEIYVEFWEPTWQKMMFGNDDSYMKKIINAGFDGVFLDNVEAYYALYN; translated from the coding sequence ATGAAAAAAATATATTTTATACTTCCCATAAGTTTAGCCTTACTCCTTTTATTTGGTTTTGAAATGGATGATAAAGATAAAAACACACAAAAAGCAGGAAAAAAAATGCAGGAAATGGTTGTCGGCATTTCAAAATATGCCCGCAAATTCAATCCTGATTTTATTGTTATCCCGCAAAATGGCTCAGAATTAGCCTTTCAAAACGTTGATCCGGACAAACCGTTGTGTAACGAATATATGAATGCGATTGACGGCATTGCAATTGAAGAATTATTTTTAGACGAAAAAGGCAAAGCAGACAAGTATCGAATTAACAACCTAAAAAAATTACCAAAAGACAAAAAAGTAATTGTTTCTGAGTTTGTAAAGGATAAAAATGAAGAAGAAAATATCATTAAACTAAATCAAGAAGCTGGATTTGTTCCGTTTATCAGAACAGCAGATAATTATCATTATCATACCATTCCTGAAAAAATACTGAATGAAAATTCTAATGATGTTAACAAACTAAAAGATGTTCAGAATTTTTTATACCTCATTAATGCCGATGATTTTGACACCAAAAAAGAATTGATTGATAAAGTTGCCGATACTAATTTTGACTTGATTTTAATCGATTTATATTATTTGAGCTTTCCTTATACCAAAGCCGATTTAGAAAAACTAAAAGTGAAGAAAAATGGTGGAAAACGTTTAGTGATTTGCTATTTGAATGTGGGTGCAGCCGAAAATTGGCGAAGTTACTGGCAACCAAATTGGAAAAAAGGCAATCCGAAATGGCTCAAAAAGAACTATAAAGGTTACGATAACGAAATATACGTAGAATTCTGGGAACCAACTTGGCAAAAAATGATGTTTGGAAACGATGATTCATACATGAAAAAAATTATCAATGCCGGATTTGACGGTGTATTTTTAGATAATGTAGAAGCTTATTATGCTTTGTACAACTAA
- the kdsB gene encoding 3-deoxy-manno-octulosonate cytidylyltransferase, whose protein sequence is MKIIAVIPARYASTRFPAKLMQDLGGKTVITRTYEAAVNTNLFDDVFVATDSDLIFNEIVSQGGKAIMSIKEHESGSDRIAEAVENLDVDVVVNVQGDEPFINKEPLEKVIEVFKNDVEQKVDLASLMREITDWEAIENPNNVKVIVDQNGLALYFSRSVIPYPREKNVGVRYFQHIGIYAFRKQALLDFYHLPMKSLEASEKLEQLRYLEYGKKIKMVETNHVGIGIDTPEDLEKARFLL, encoded by the coding sequence ATGAAAATCATCGCCGTCATTCCAGCTCGTTACGCATCCACTCGTTTTCCTGCTAAACTCATGCAAGATTTGGGTGGAAAAACAGTGATTACAAGAACGTATGAAGCGGCTGTAAACACTAATTTATTTGATGATGTGTTTGTGGCGACAGATTCCGATTTAATTTTTAATGAAATTGTTTCTCAAGGCGGAAAAGCGATTATGAGCATCAAAGAACACGAAAGTGGAAGCGATCGAATTGCAGAAGCCGTTGAAAATTTAGATGTTGATGTGGTGGTAAATGTGCAAGGCGACGAACCCTTCATCAACAAAGAACCGCTGGAAAAAGTGATTGAAGTTTTTAAAAACGATGTAGAACAAAAAGTTGATTTAGCTTCGCTGATGCGAGAAATTACTGATTGGGAAGCGATTGAAAACCCTAATAACGTAAAAGTAATTGTCGATCAAAACGGATTGGCTTTGTATTTTTCACGTTCGGTAATTCCATATCCAAGAGAAAAAAATGTTGGCGTTCGCTATTTTCAGCATATCGGAATTTATGCGTTTAGAAAACAAGCGTTGTTAGATTTTTATCATTTACCGATGAAATCACTAGAAGCTTCAGAAAAATTAGAGCAACTTCGCTATTTAGAATATGGTAAAAAAATCAAAATGGTAGAAACTAATCATGTTGGCATTGGGATCGATACTCCGGAAGATTTGGAAAAAGCTAGATTTTTACTTTAG
- a CDS encoding DUF4126 domain-containing protein — protein sequence MSIETLISICLGIGLAASAGFRVFVPLFILSLASHLNWIPVNDSWSWLGETPALIALGIAMIFEILAYYIPFVDNILDTIAIPLAAIAGTAVMASTLVDLSPLFTWGLAIIAGGGTAAAINSATAATRLTSTATTGGIGNPIVSTVETGTATVMSFASIFIPIIAFILVLFIFFVGIKFFRKMIK from the coding sequence ATATCAATAGAAACCCTAATCAGCATTTGTCTCGGAATCGGATTGGCAGCCTCAGCCGGATTTCGGGTTTTTGTACCGCTTTTTATATTGAGTTTGGCTTCTCATTTGAATTGGATTCCTGTGAATGATTCCTGGAGTTGGCTTGGCGAAACACCGGCATTAATTGCTCTTGGAATTGCCATGATTTTTGAAATTTTAGCCTATTATATTCCTTTTGTAGACAATATTTTAGACACAATTGCTATTCCGTTAGCAGCTATTGCCGGAACTGCAGTGATGGCTTCCACGTTAGTCGATTTGAGTCCGTTATTTACGTGGGGTTTAGCCATTATTGCCGGAGGAGGAACAGCCGCAGCTATTAATTCTGCCACAGCCGCAACAAGACTCACTTCAACTGCTACCACAGGGGGAATTGGCAACCCAATTGTTTCTACCGTTGAAACCGGAACAGCCACAGTTATGTCGTTCGCATCCATTTTTATACCAATTATAGCGTTTATTTTAGTGCTTTTTATTTTCTTTGTGGGAATAAAGTTTTTTCGAAAGATGATAAAATAA
- a CDS encoding ATP-dependent DNA helicase, translating to MNSSLFYSILQKSFPFNPTLKQTIFFEKVANFATNSDSNELFVLKGYAGTGKTTLISTLVENLLSVNKKYVLLAPTGRAAKVIANYSGKPAFTIHKKIYFPKKNPSGGVSFTRQINKHKNTIFIVDESSMISDVNTDSKSMDSNSLLDDLMSYVYSGENCKMILLGDTAQLPPVHMDVSPALNIETLRTYYNKEVLHIELDEVMRQEENSGILFNATLLREVLKEHFIDSFQFNVKSFKDIVRLTDGYDIQDAINTAYSKDGMEETAFIVRTNKRANQYNQQIRNAILFRESDLSSGDFMMVVKNNYFWLKETDEAGFIANGDIVEILEIHKIQELYGFKFAKVKIRMVDYPNQKPFETILLLDTVTSETPSLSYEESNRLYQEVLQDYENEGPKYKQVQKVKENEYFNALQVKFSYAITCHKSQGGQWNTVFVEQPYLPEGVDRDYIRWLYTAVTRAKEKLYLIGFKDENFE from the coding sequence ATGAATTCATCTCTGTTTTACAGTATCTTACAAAAATCGTTCCCTTTTAATCCCACTTTAAAACAAACAATTTTTTTTGAAAAGGTAGCCAATTTCGCCACAAATTCAGATTCCAACGAACTTTTTGTTTTAAAAGGTTATGCCGGAACCGGAAAAACAACATTAATTTCTACGTTGGTTGAAAACTTACTTTCTGTAAACAAAAAATATGTTTTGTTGGCTCCAACCGGTCGGGCAGCAAAAGTGATTGCCAATTATTCAGGAAAACCGGCTTTTACCATTCATAAAAAAATTTATTTTCCTAAAAAAAATCCTTCAGGAGGCGTTTCTTTTACCAGACAAATTAATAAACATAAAAACACGATTTTTATTGTAGATGAAAGTTCTATGATTTCGGATGTAAATACCGATTCAAAATCAATGGACAGCAATTCACTTTTGGATGATTTGATGAGTTATGTCTATTCCGGTGAAAATTGTAAAATGATTCTATTGGGCGATACAGCTCAGTTGCCACCCGTTCACATGGATGTGAGTCCGGCTTTAAATATTGAAACATTACGTACCTATTATAATAAAGAAGTACTTCACATCGAATTGGATGAAGTGATGCGACAAGAAGAAAATTCCGGAATTTTGTTCAACGCAACCTTGCTCAGAGAAGTTTTGAAAGAACATTTTATCGATTCGTTTCAATTTAATGTAAAAAGTTTCAAAGACATCGTGCGTTTAACCGATGGTTATGATATTCAAGATGCCATTAATACTGCTTATAGTAAAGATGGGATGGAGGAAACCGCTTTCATCGTGCGAACCAACAAACGAGCGAATCAATATAATCAGCAAATTAGAAATGCTATTCTCTTCCGCGAAAGCGATTTGTCTTCCGGCGATTTTATGATGGTGGTAAAAAATAATTATTTTTGGTTAAAAGAAACCGATGAAGCCGGATTTATTGCCAATGGTGATATTGTTGAAATTCTCGAAATTCATAAAATTCAAGAATTATACGGATTCAAATTTGCCAAAGTAAAAATTAGAATGGTCGATTATCCCAACCAAAAACCATTTGAAACCATTTTGTTGTTGGATACGGTTACCAGCGAAACACCTTCTTTATCTTACGAAGAATCCAATCGCTTGTATCAAGAAGTTTTGCAAGATTATGAAAACGAAGGACCAAAATATAAACAAGTGCAAAAAGTAAAGGAAAATGAATATTTTAATGCATTGCAAGTGAAATTTTCATATGCTATAACGTGTCATAAATCGCAAGGTGGTCAGTGGAATACCGTTTTTGTAGAACAACCCTATTTACCCGAAGGTGTAGATAGAGACTACATTCGATGGTTGTACACAGCCGTTACCAGAGCCAAAGAAAAATTATATCTGATTGGCTTTAAAGATGAAAATTTTGAATAA
- a CDS encoding DUF3822 family protein, translating to MEITNNSITEKSYKKLSIQVSLNGLSFCCRDTLSGLITSFNNIDFTKFPKNFSIENSLWKSILDYTDLTKSYDQITVLHENNLSTFVPKPLFDEDYKGSYLQYNTKVFETDYFAVDEIGKYEMMNVYVPYVNINNYLIDQFGSFEYQHYSGILVSKLLDLSKNDVSQNVFVHVTKTHFEIIVIQNQKLLLFNSFEYQTAEDFLYYLLFTAEQLHLNPESFKLNILGDCTEQDELYQKAYKYVRNTTLLDVSDLQKSNTFSAQENRTHFILFNS from the coding sequence ATGGAAATAACGAATAATTCAATTACCGAAAAAAGTTATAAAAAGTTGTCCATTCAGGTTTCACTGAATGGGCTTTCTTTTTGTTGCCGTGACACTTTGTCTGGGCTGATAACTTCTTTTAACAACATTGATTTTACTAAATTTCCAAAAAATTTCAGCATCGAAAACAGTCTTTGGAAATCTATTCTAGATTATACCGATTTAACCAAATCATATGATCAAATTACTGTTTTGCATGAAAACAATCTGAGTACATTTGTGCCAAAACCGCTTTTTGACGAAGATTATAAAGGAAGCTACCTTCAATATAACACCAAAGTTTTTGAAACCGATTATTTTGCCGTTGATGAAATTGGAAAATATGAAATGATGAATGTTTATGTACCTTATGTAAACATAAACAACTATCTGATTGATCAATTTGGTTCTTTTGAATACCAACATTATAGCGGAATTTTAGTTTCTAAATTACTTGACTTATCTAAAAATGATGTGTCGCAAAACGTGTTTGTACATGTAACGAAAACTCATTTTGAAATCATTGTTATTCAAAATCAAAAATTACTGCTTTTCAATTCGTTTGAATACCAAACAGCAGAAGACTTTTTATATTATTTATTGTTCACCGCCGAGCAACTTCATCTGAATCCGGAATCGTTTAAATTAAACATTTTAGGTGATTGCACAGAACAAGACGAATTATATCAAAAAGCATACAAATACGTTAGAAACACTACTTTGTTGGATGTTTCTGATTTACAAAAATCAAACACTTTTTCGGCACAGGAAAACAGAACCCATTTTATACTATTTAACTCTTGA
- the rsmD gene encoding 16S rRNA (guanine(966)-N(2))-methyltransferase RsmD produces MRIISGKYKGRRLSPPKNLPVRPTTDMSKEALFNILNNHFNFAELSVLDLFAGTGNISFEFASRGSEAIVSVDADFGCISFIKKTTDEFEFNITAIKSDVFKFLEKTKGNYDIVFADPPYGMTQENFEKVVQIVFEKELLSEDGMMIVEHSKHTKLEHLSNFSFQKNYGGSTFSFFELENESDNDEIEGDDSEE; encoded by the coding sequence TTGAGAATCATATCCGGAAAATACAAAGGTCGCCGATTATCACCACCCAAAAACTTACCTGTTCGCCCCACGACCGATATGAGCAAAGAAGCGTTGTTTAATATTTTGAACAATCATTTTAATTTTGCCGAACTTTCGGTTTTAGACTTATTTGCCGGCACCGGAAACATTAGTTTTGAATTTGCTTCGCGTGGTAGTGAAGCAATAGTTTCAGTTGATGCTGATTTTGGATGTATTTCCTTCATCAAAAAAACAACGGACGAATTTGAATTTAATATCACCGCCATTAAAAGCGATGTTTTTAAATTTTTAGAAAAAACCAAAGGTAATTATGATATTGTTTTTGCCGATCCGCCTTACGGAATGACACAAGAAAATTTTGAAAAAGTGGTACAAATCGTTTTTGAAAAAGAACTTCTTTCAGAGGACGGAATGATGATAGTGGAACATTCTAAGCACACCAAATTGGAGCATCTTTCCAATTTTTCATTTCAAAAAAATTATGGTGGCTCAACTTTTTCCTTTTTTGAATTGGAAAATGAATCAGACAATGATGAAATTGAAGGAGATGATAGCGAAGAATAG
- a CDS encoding T9SS type A sorting domain-containing protein — MNRKLLFSLLTLLCVMTSDAQTKVWNFLTNMTILPDNFPGVPGGTEDIVDDLGRFGHITSNNFSSQSTGTSTFSDGFQSNRRANMNGGSVAEGALPTVRFFFFDVSDNCTIKVWAREQNTSTRTLLISDGENVLASALNSTNPGAFILQANNTNGARRIFVYCDANGFGIYKIEVEGATVSTTVPMSEWLLNVQETKLSNINYYVKDKTVYLNNIDSELEVSVFSITGSLVKSVKTSSSEMSFDIDQTGFYILKLNSSEGQKSIKLIVN, encoded by the coding sequence ATGAATAGAAAATTACTTTTTAGCTTATTGACACTTTTATGTGTGATGACATCCGATGCTCAAACAAAAGTTTGGAATTTTTTAACCAACATGACCATTTTACCGGATAATTTTCCGGGTGTACCAGGCGGAACAGAAGATATTGTGGATGATTTAGGTCGATTTGGCCACATCACATCAAACAATTTTTCATCTCAATCTACTGGAACTTCTACTTTTTCCGATGGCTTTCAATCTAACAGAAGAGCAAATATGAATGGAGGTTCCGTAGCAGAAGGAGCATTGCCAACTGTTCGATTTTTCTTTTTTGATGTCTCAGATAATTGTACTATAAAAGTTTGGGCCAGAGAGCAAAACACATCTACTCGAACCCTTCTCATCAGTGATGGAGAAAATGTGCTTGCCAGTGCTTTAAATTCTACTAATCCGGGTGCTTTTATACTACAAGCAAACAATACAAATGGAGCAAGGAGAATATTTGTTTATTGTGATGCAAATGGCTTTGGGATTTATAAAATTGAAGTGGAAGGTGCAACAGTTAGCACTACAGTACCAATGTCTGAATGGCTGTTAAATGTTCAAGAAACAAAGCTGTCAAATATCAATTATTATGTAAAAGACAAAACAGTTTACTTAAATAATATTGATTCAGAATTAGAAGTTTCTGTGTTTTCTATTACAGGTTCATTGGTTAAATCTGTAAAAACTTCATCTTCAGAAATGTCTTTTGATATAGATCAAACAGGATTTTATATTCTTAAATTGAATAGTAGTGAGGGACAAAAATCAATTAAATTAATTGTAAATTAA
- the rlmH gene encoding 23S rRNA (pseudouridine(1915)-N(3))-methyltransferase RlmH, with product MNIKLIAIGKTDNKNLQTLMDEYQKRLSFYVKFDLEIISDIKNAKNLSEAQQKEKEGELILNKLAPTDFLILLDENGKSFGSVEFANELQKKMNAGIKTLVYVIGGPYGFSEAVYQKAQQKISLSKMTFSHQMVRLFFIEQVYRGFTILRNEPYHHQ from the coding sequence ATGAACATCAAATTAATTGCCATTGGTAAAACGGATAATAAAAACCTTCAAACCTTGATGGATGAATATCAAAAACGATTATCCTTTTATGTGAAATTTGATTTAGAGATTATTTCAGACATCAAAAACGCAAAAAATCTTTCTGAAGCTCAACAAAAAGAAAAAGAAGGCGAATTAATTTTGAACAAACTCGCTCCTACTGACTTTTTAATTCTATTGGATGAAAACGGGAAATCGTTTGGAAGTGTTGAATTTGCAAATGAATTACAAAAGAAAATGAATGCCGGAATTAAGACGTTGGTGTATGTAATTGGAGGTCCTTATGGTTTTTCGGAAGCAGTTTATCAAAAAGCTCAACAAAAAATTTCGCTTTCAAAGATGACTTTTTCACATCAAATGGTGCGGTTGTTTTTTATTGAACAGGTTTATAGAGGATTTACTATTTTGAGGAATGAACCTTATCATCATCAATAG
- the folP gene encoding dihydropteroate synthase, protein MLINCLGNLIDLSSPKVMGILNLTPDSFFDGGKYQQETETLKRIEVMLTEGADFVDIGAYSSKPNAEFVSEEEELNRLLPILKSVLKEFPNIIISVDTFRSEIAKTSIENGAAMINDISAGSLDEKMMETVAKFQVPYIMMHMKGTPQTMMNLTKYDDIVKEMLFYFSEKITQARSFGINDLIIDPGFGFAKTVEQNYEVMQKLQLFQMTELPILAGVSRKSMIYKPLQSTPEKALNGTTALNMIALTKGASILRVHDVKEAVECVKLFSLMSL, encoded by the coding sequence ATGTTAATAAACTGCCTCGGAAATTTAATCGATTTGTCTTCGCCCAAAGTGATGGGGATTTTAAATCTTACACCGGATTCTTTTTTTGACGGAGGAAAATACCAACAAGAAACCGAAACTCTCAAAAGAATAGAAGTGATGTTGACCGAAGGTGCTGATTTTGTTGATATTGGGGCTTATTCCAGCAAACCTAATGCTGAATTTGTTTCGGAAGAAGAAGAATTAAATCGATTACTTCCTATTTTGAAATCGGTTTTGAAAGAATTTCCAAATATTATAATTTCGGTTGATACATTCAGAAGCGAAATTGCCAAAACTTCTATTGAAAATGGTGCAGCGATGATTAACGATATTTCTGCCGGAAGTTTAGATGAAAAAATGATGGAAACGGTGGCGAAATTTCAAGTTCCTTACATTATGATGCATATGAAAGGAACGCCACAAACGATGATGAATTTGACTAAATATGATGATATTGTCAAAGAAATGCTTTTCTATTTTTCTGAAAAAATTACTCAAGCCAGAAGTTTCGGAATTAATGATTTGATTATCGATCCCGGTTTCGGATTTGCTAAAACGGTTGAACAAAATTACGAAGTGATGCAAAAGCTGCAATTGTTTCAAATGACGGAATTACCAATTTTAGCCGGAGTTTCGAGAAAATCAATGATTTATAAACCACTTCAATCAACTCCCGAAAAAGCATTAAATGGAACAACCGCTCTTAACATGATTGCGTTGACAAAAGGAGCTTCAATTTTAAGAGTTCACGATGTAAAAGAAGCGGTAGAATGTGTAAAATTATTTTCTTTAATGAGTTTGTAA